The Osmia lignaria lignaria isolate PbOS001 chromosome 3, iyOsmLign1, whole genome shotgun sequence genome includes the window acgatattattattactgattaTGAAGCTTCTATTCCTTCAATTTCTTTacttttggaaaaatttcaaaagcatcataaaatgtttcattattcTAGCATATTAAAGCATTTAATTTCTAAACAAGAAGTTAATCAGAAATCACAGTGTAAATATGCAATAAACGCGAAACAGATGAAGCTATTTTTCAACCTTGTATTTACTAAAGTAATTCCTCTGAATATATTTGGAAAgttaagaaatttgaaaaaaattaagaaagctCTGTTTCATTTACTAAAGATACCATGCTTCAAAGCTTTAGATTTGAagttatatattaataaattagatGTAAGTAATTGCATTTAATTAgtaaaacaaattaaatgaaattttaagtgTTActacagtataatttttttatttagatttCTAGCATTAATTGGTTACAAAGCATTAAAAAGCCAAATATAGCATGGGTTCTTCTTGCGAAATTTGTAAAGTGGCTTTTCACTGGATTTCTTTTAAAagtattgcatatttattttcatgtaaCAACAGTGTCTTCCTACAATAATGAAAGAATATACATAGTACGTTCAGAAtggtttaaaattaataaacgatTTATTCAACGAAAGATTCGTTCAAATGCTTTACAACTAGATCTTAGCTGTAATCATTGGAAGCCACCATTAACTGTATATAAATTATACCCTAAATATTCTACTGTACGACCTTTATTTGTATTGCGGTAAGTAATTTTATATGATGATAGCTCTATGAAGATCAGAATTTGTTTAAGCATTTCTTTATTaggtataaaaatgataatgaaagaaaaaattttttcattgtaCAACAATTTCTAAAACAGTTACACATCACAGAATATGGATTAAATAGTTTTGAGGACAAATGGAGGTCAATTGTTCAACACAAACACACTTTAAAAGATAAAAGGTTGTATTTTGTATTATGTGATGTGACGGACGCTTTTGGTTCTATAATACAaggtataattatttataatttcgaGCATGTGTTAccatgtttaaaaatttttattttcaggaaaattatttgatattttacgaTCTTTTTGTGAGAAACTTCCTGACAATTTAATACTGAGACATTACGCCGTAAAAAGTAATATATCAAAAGATGATATTCTAtgttataaacaatatttttgtgACTCACATTTGCAATTATCAGTACCACCTGGTACATTGTATGCGCGTACAAATCATAttcaacaaataaaaaaaagttggTTGCtagaaaaaattcgaaaatacATCTTTCATCAGACGGTATGTTACAAAAGAAAAAGTGCGTACCGCTTAAAGtacttttaattcaaaattaacgcgttaatttaCAGGTACAAAtaggtaaaaaatattatattgtaaCAAAAGGAATCGTACAAGGTAGAATAATATCACCTATTTTATCAGATATATATTTTGATTTTGTAATACAAAAAGAAATGGCAGTATTTCTACGAACTGGTCAAATTATCAAATTTGTGgatgatattttatttgtaactgAAGATGAGGATTCTGCAAAACagtaaaataacaaatattttttcaattatcggaaaaaataaatgttattaataTACTCTCTTCATACAATAGATTGTTACAGTTAACAGCAAAAGGAATCCCAAAATATAATTGTCGATTTAAAACAGTGAAAACGCAAACTAATGTGGCCTGCAATGAAGGTACAGTTACAGATAATATTAGTTTCATTGGTTATAAGATTAATTGTACAACTTCAGaagtacaatataatatacCAAACATAAATCTACGTTATTTGAtgtctttaaaaaaaaatttgaatccTTTAAAGTAAGTTTTTTgtatttctgtacctgtattatggagtattaatttttaatattaattccgGATTCGTTTTAGGATTCTGCAATTACGATTATGTAAGTTAGCAAATCTGAAATTATCAAACATTGTCTTAGATACCAGAATTAATTCTGGAACAACAATTAAAGCAGTATTGGAGAATGCAGGTTTAGTGCAAGCAAATCGTGCTtgcattttaataaatgaattattcgatgATATTCAAACTAATGTTGaaagtatatttaaaattatcaaaaacaGTAATAAACTAATTGCAAGATTTGTGATAAAAGTTTTTCTAAAATGTAAGGCTTATTATACTGAATGATTAATACATAGAATAATTACggctttatttttattttagatgaAGGAAAAGTGAAGGAATTACGTATTCGGAGATGGAACAAAGAAATTCTTTCTATTTTGTGGGCATCTTATAAACgcatttttataaaagataaaGTTTTacgaaaacattttattatgtTCTGTAAAAAGTAAACAGTActctaaatatttcttttattattatatattataatatttagtatGTAATTAAAAAGTATGAGTGATAAATATCGATTCAAACTTTTCTGCGtgaacgtttatacgcaagtggtgagGAGCTACAGACCTCTGTATGCATACATATAAGCAGCGATGCTAGAACCATAAGACGGTAATTGAAGAATGACAGATCGAATAGATGGAATTTGAttcttcatttatattatttttgtcgagattatattattttgtcgactcgtcgatgctgctgccacatgCTTAGGTGGCTTGAGGTAGTGCTGTGTTTCATTAGACGATCACCCCACCTCGGAAGTTGCCGGGCCTGTGTATGCGACTGTGCTTCCGGTAAAGGATTTCGggcggaaaataaaaataatgacacTTATTTCTatgaataaagaaatttttttcttttgcgtGAAAAAGTGGCACTTCTATTCAAACTACCGAATCGTGCAGCCCGACAACCTAGGGAAATTTCTAATTACGAGCACGATgcccctctacagcttgtttCTGCCCTCGTGGTCGACCATCATATACATGGTGGCGAAAAATGAATGAACAGCGAGAACCGTATGGAAAACTGAAGAACCGGCATTCAGAATAGAGTATAAGTAATTCCATCTAGTGGATGTCGAAGGGAAAACGGAAAACAGAATCTGCTATTTGGTAACTATATAAGAGGAAAAGTGGGGGAGCGGCGCGAGGAAGAAAATGGCCGACAAGGCAACGGTAAAAGGGCAGGGACGTCGAGTGAGATACGTGTTTTGGGCGAAAGAAATGCAAAATCCGTGTTAGATCTCGCGAAATCGAACGGAAAATATAGGGAAAAAGGACGTGTTATTATTTCCTTCAGTATTTTATTGACTAAAATATTAACGGATTAGTCGATTACATTCGTGTATTAATTTATCGTTTAAAAAAGCGTTCGCGGGCTGTGTGTAGGAACAAAAGGGCTCGCTAGAGGTAAACATAAATTATCCGTTCCTTCATATTCACTTCTTGCCGTTCAATTACATTTATACATCGGATATATAACTGAGTGTTTGGAAAATATGTTGGTAGAAGTGTTCGTAAAAGCGTATGAGTTTGGTGAAATTTCGTACGTGACGAATTCATCGATCAGTAGAGTAGGTTTATGTTAGCCACTTGTGGCCATCTACGGATACATTTAAAAGGTATCCTGTTGTCCTTGTCCTTTTAATTTCTCTATCTGTAATGTGAACTTTGCACTTCTTCCAAGTAGTATTGTCCTTCGCCTATTAAATACTATACAGTCATAGTGGGAAATCATAAGCAGCGAATTTATCAGCTGTATATTAAATGATGGGAGCAACGAGATTTAAAGGGATCGATTTGTCAACAAGTCGATGAAAGTACGCGCACCCGAAACTCTCGATcgtatttcttctttatttttattttattttttatttttctcccgTCATGAAATcgaatatttgttttattataaagaaacatcaaatttcttttatttctgttATGAATTAAGTGTATTTCGTTATGAACAATACTCGAAAAAATATCCGTGTAAGTGGGTCGTCATTTCGATATTTTGatgaaaaaaatagaatcatttttattGACATGGTAGAAGTATAATTTTGGTAAAAATAGGTTTTAAAAAAAGTTCAGCTTACATTTGTATATtagatgatatttttctatgatAAGTGTCTAATAaagttatatcttttttttttttttttattatttacagatAGTCAACTTCAACAAagttacaatatttataatactTTACAATGGCAGTTAGGTAGTTTTGATGGTTTTCTCAGAGTTTTCGTGAaccttaaatatatttttatcaagtTGAAGATGTAAAGggaaaaattataatgaagCCACAGAAAAAGGCAACGGTTGCCCGGAAGGCAACAAAAATGCCAACAATTGCTAAAAAACGTCGCTCATTTTTAGAGAAAACTATATCTGATATCAGGAAAGAGAAGAAGTCTAAGAAGCTTGAGAAGTTAGATGATGTAAAGAGGAGAATGGAGAGTGATAagaagaaattagaaaaaactGATGAGAAAAAGAAAGTAGAGGATAAGAAAAAGGTTGAGGAAAAGCGAAAGGACAAATGTGAAAAAGTGGATGAGAAGAAGAAATGTAAAGATAATGAAAGAAAGTTAGAGAAAGTAGATGAAAGAAAATTAGATAAAATGGATGAAAAAATCATTGATGAGTGCACTTATGATTgtgcagaaaaaaagaaagtacaaaaaatagaaGACAAAACTAAATTGGATAAACAAGttgtagaaaataagaaaaagccTGATaaactggaagataaaaagaaaaacagcaaTGAAAATGTGGAAGATCAAGCAAAACTTGTGATCCCTACAGGAGAAAATGAATTACAGGAAGAGAAAGTAGAAAATTTTTGTTCCATTGCTAAGAAAAAATGCAAGGATGAGAAGAGGAAAGATACAAAACTACTCAAGTCAGACATTAAGGAAAGCTTGAAGATATCTGTGATAAAGGATAAAAAATCAGAGCACAAAAAGCTTCTTGGAAAAGGTACAGTAAACAAAGTTTCTTTAACGTGTACTAAGAAGGATTCTAAAACAAAATCAATGCAAAAAAAAGGTATTTCCAGAAAGACCGTTTTGGCAAAAAAAGCACATCTGTCGGTAGTTCAAAAATTGGTAGATAAAAAGATTAagttaaagaaaatgataaaagatgAAGAAACATCGGTAAGCGAAGAGGATGAAGCACtgaaaagaacaaaaagaaaaagcgtTAACATGTCTAAAACCAAAGTTTTACAGGAGAAGAAGCAAAAATTAGGAAAACATATGAAAGCTAAATTATCtacaaagaataataaaataaattctgtaTTACGAAAAGACGATAAATTTAAAACGCTCGTAGATAAGGTTGTACCTAAGAAGAAACTGGATTCAAAGGAATCGGATAAATCTTTAAACGAGCCTAAAACGATCGAAACAAACGAAGAACAGGAAGAAATAATTGATATAAAGAGCGAAATTAAAGAGGATAAAGATACGGAAAAGGGTTGCAAGGAAGAACTATCGCAATTAAAATCACAGGATATTAAGAAAACTGTAAGAAATACTTCGAGAATAGGTAAAAAGGTAATAAAGAAGAAGACGGTGAACTGTAATCAGTCTTTGTCTTCTTCTGAAGAAATATCTTCGGAGGAGTCTGGTAAACAAATGAAGGTTTGCGAAGAAAACACAAATGATAGTGTTTCTTCGAAACAAGAAGAGATTGATAACGAGACTGTAGTTGATGCAAGTCCCAAAGATGAAACGATCAATGGGGACAATGTAACTGATAACGCGTTATTATCAGATTCGGAAGAAGAAAGCGACGACGAGTCAAAGAGTGGTAAACAAAAGGATATTAAGAAAGGGGATAGGAGTAGTTCACCCTCTGATGAACGCGTTCGACGAATGAGATTATTTGGTTTTTGGAGTGGACCAAAACGACATAGGGTAGCTTCTTTAAACGCATTAGCCAAAGTTCATTGTTTGTACGAAAATGAAACCGGAGGGGTGTATCTCGGTGGTTTCTGTAAACCGAAACCCGAAAAGGAGAAGCAAAAGAAAacgaaggaagagaaagaggaaccTGTTCGcaaggagaaagagaagaagacggAAACTAAAACGGAAGAAAATACTCCGAAAAGAAAACTTAGAAACGTCCCAGGTTTACGTGGAAAGCATTGGGACATGTTAGAAAGTTCATCGTCTTCGTCTTCCTCTGACGATGATTACGAACGTGAGAAGAATACCgaacacaagaagaagataattaaacgaagaaagaagaacGAAGAAGTAATGGATTTAAAAGACATGGTTGTTTGCAAAAGAATGGCGAGCCTTAACGCTTCGGCTATCTTAGCCGCTTCTTATTCGGACGAAAAGAATCGGTGCGGTAGTAGTTGCTCTGATTCTTCCAGCGAATCGGAAGTCGAGATTATTAGAAGACGCAAACAGACTGACTCTGATATCGAGAAACGAAAATCAAGGCAAAATTCCGAACAAGATGATGTTTTAAAACCATCTAACAAACTTGTTATCTTGAACCAAGATACAGATGTTACTATTACtggtaatttattaattacattaagtAAAAAAGACTTTGCGTGTATAGTTACggtgtattaaaataaaactcTTGTTTTAAGGTGTTTATGTTAATCAAACTCGATCTACGCATCATGAAGGCTATTGTAGCTTCGCCGGTATGCAATATAGAATAAGTTCAACGAGTCATACTCAAACTGCAGCTACCGCAGTTGCTACAGAGCTTCACGATCAGGTCAgtctttttatttgtttcaaatACATCGACtattaaaaagtatttattGACATTAATTTGTAACAGCAAAAATTGGAGCAACCCTGTAAATCGTATACACCGTTAGGTGCTTTATCTTCTATGCAACCACCGGGCAGCCAAGGTAATCATCCGAGTTTGTCGCCTCGAAGACATTCTGCGTTTTCTGCTCCGCATCAACATGGTAAATTAAGTATAATATactttttctataatttatcgTTGTTAACAACGTATAAATCGTAATTCTTTTCTCTTCGATGTTAGGGTATTATCAGCCGGCTGGTCCACTGATACAACACCCACCAACTTTACCACCTATTAAAGGACCTCCTCCAGAACCAACTCCGACACCTCCGCAAAATTCTGAAGGTTCAGACGATTTAGTTGCAACGTCCACTACTTCGGGAGGAACTAGTAGTACAGGTatagaatttcattaattataaatttcgtTTAAATTTCACCATACATCTTAAGTATTGAAGAAATGTTATATATTGCTCATATAGGAGGAGGGTTTTATAGAGCATATTGTCCCACATACTACGGTACACCACCACAATATCCAGATTTATGTTATCCACCAACATATTCTCATCCACATGCTCATCCACCGCCTTATTATAAATATGCACCAACTTATAGAAGGTAAACTATTTATCATTGCAGTTTACGTAATTTTAGCACACGTTAGTTACGAAGACTTGTGACTCCTTTTTAATATGCTGTAAAAATAAAGGTATCTTTTCAGGCAGTATTATGGATATCAGGAATCTGGTGGAGGTGGTGGTCCCGGTAGCGGTGCTACCGCAGGAGGACCGGCAGTCGTTGATTATCAGTCGCCTCCGCCACCACCCGGTGAATATCCTCTTCCACCCTATTACGGAGCTTATCCTCCGCCTCCGCCACCGCCTCCTCCTCCACCGAATCCGGCATATTTACATTCTCAGGGAAGACCTTTTGTAGATCGTAAGTATTATAccctattttatattatttcatttacatttaaCTGATTCCAATTTATTTTAGACGCAGCCTTCCAGGGTTGCCCATGCCCGATGCAGTCTTGTCCAAAAAACGTGGATACTGGGCCCCTTATTGGTAATGGTAAGGGAGCGCCAGTGGTATCGGGGCCCGGTCTGTCATTGCCGCCCAGTGCTTTGGTAGGTCCGCCCTCGCCGGCGAGGGGGCTAGCCGGGCTAGCGCCGCCTCACGGTGCCAACGCCTGGGATACGGATCGCGTCCAACTTAACACTCATCGCAACCTGAATCAGAACCAACCGTTGGTCCCTTCGTCTCACAATTTAGTCAGTGGACATAATCGCCCGCAAAATTCTGACTGCAAGAACAAGGTTTTTATTATACTCTACTATATGTATAACTGAAATCAtgatatcttatcaattttatctTGTCCTCTACCATTCTTGCAAGTCAATTGCTCGTTTCTTGCCCACGAGATCGTCGTGTTTCTTGTATCGATATACCTTAGATATTGGATATTAACAGCGATATCGATGTTACTTATTAAAGGGCGtgtaatattttgattttcCATTTTAATGATTCTTTTTAGGATGAGAAAGACTGTTCAGAAGACAAGCTACAAAAGTGTGGATGTCAAAAACGTGCCTGTACATCAACTTGTGAAGTTAAAATGGAAACTCTTTCGCCAGCCGAAAAGCTAACGGTGACGACATGTCCGAGTAGTAAATTCCACAATTTTAAATTGGAGAATAACAATGTGAAGTGTGAATCTTGCAGTGTAGAAATGGGGAATAATTTGTCATGTGTTGCTAATTGTAACGTTAAGTGCGAATCAGATTACAAATGTGATATCATGAAATGTGAACAGTGTATGAAAGAGGGTCAAATGGTCATTTTAGAAATCGACAAAGATTCAGGTATATTACTTGATGATAAATTGGATGCAGATCCTGATGTTAAGGAGGAATTGAGCGACGTTGCTGCGGTTGATagtgaaaattggaaaaagccCGATTACGAACCAACGGTGCAAGAAACGATCGAAGAGGCTACGGAAAAGGAAGAGGTAGAAAAGACGGAAAAGGTGGAAATCGAAGAGGAACCTTCGAAATGTCAGAAAGTTTCGAAACGAAAGTTATCTTTAGATAGCTTGTCCGACagcagaaaaaaaaggaaagtaagTAAAAGGACGCTTTCCGTCGGTTCTTCGCAGGATTTGAATAACACTGACTTTTCGTCAAAAATTTCTGTACCAATCCTACCTCTCATAAAAAAGATTGATAGTAACGGTGACGAATGTGTTTTAAAGAAAAAACAGCCTAAAAAGGACAACCAAAATCAAAAGCGCAAAGTTGAAAATTCGAATACATCCGAAAACGCGATGAAAAAGTCCAAAACTTCTAAACAGAGTACAACAAACAATATACCAAGTTGTTTAAAGCATGCTGCCAGTGACAATTCTATTATGGAAACGATTAATAATGTTATACAAAACAGTTTACATATTACTCAGAGAAAAGACCGGAAGAGTAAAAATGAGAAATCAGAGAAAGCGAAGAAGGAAACAAATTTGTTGTCCACGGCGAAGAAAGTTGTTAAAAAAGTTGATTTGGTCAAGGATCTGGCGTCGGAGAAATTATCAAAGGTAATCACGAAGGGTGGTCAGTATAAGAAAACGGAAACACGAACGAAATCAAGAGCGCAGGAGAAGAATAAATGCAAAGGAAAAGGTAAATCCAAATCGcaagaaacgaaaacgaaagaTAATGGTAAGAAGCAGGATAACGCAAAGTCGAGAATAATCGAAGTAACTGAACCTATTAAAAAGCCAGCTTTagttaaaaagaagagaaaaagtacgAAGAAAGCGCCGGTTAAGAAATCAAACTCTAAAGTTGAAGATTGTTCAACAGGAAGTGAGAATTTGATATTAACcagaaaaacatttttaaaaccTAAATGGAGTAACGGTTGGAGTTGGGAGGGTGATCCATTTGAAGCCAAAGTTTATTTAAcggtataattttaattaacgctATATTATTCctatattattcaattaattcattttaatgGCTTATGTTGTTATCGTTTCTTTCAGAACGAGGAATCGGCTATACGTCGATGCTACGCGAGTATGAAACACGAAAGTGGTGACGTATTGAGACCTCGTGACtgtgttttattaaaaagtggTCCACGAAAAGCAGACTTACCATTCGTAGCAAAGATTGCCGCGTTATGGGAGAATCCAGACGATGGTAAATCCAGATATTCATATTTCAATTGGCCGATATAAGAagttataaaatacaaataattattgaaaaatgaattttgttaCAGGTGAAATGATGTTTTCCTTGTTATGGTACTACAGACCTGAACATACCGAGCAAGGTAGAACTCAGTACGATACCGAGGATGAAGTGTTTGCTTCACGGCATCGTGATGCTAATAGTGTTGCTTGTATAGAAGATAAATGTTATATTTTGACATTTAACGAATACTGTCGGTAAGTTAAAGatcttgttttttatttaaagaagaaatGGAGGGGCTACTGGAGAAAGGGGAATATCAGTTTcaatcgattaattaaattgaagaaTCATTAGAGTTTTAAAAACTGAAATACTATACGAATTTTACTAAAACTTATAGGTATCGTAAAAATTTACGAAGAATCGAAGAAGGATTAGAGAGTCCCGGTTTAATAGTACCACCGGGAGATCAGTTATATCCAAGAGAAAATCGTCAGCCCCCGATACCAGTGTCTTCGGATATGGTTCTGTTTTGTCGACGTGTTTATGATTACCGTGGTAAAAAGCTTGTTAAGAATCCCGGATGACTCGACTTTTTATAAAACGCTTTGAACAGGAACCAATGGAATGCACAAAGTTTGCAGCATAAATTGAAACTGGACGTAGGTCTCCCTTCAAGTCTAATTATacattaatcaatttttttgatttgaacatcattaatattttttttctatctaaATAGAAagttttttttaacttttttttttttatttaaacatcaaatgaattgttattaatatttttctttcatgatTTTTGTGAGATTTTATATACATAGGAATTTTATATAGACTTAGATTTATTCTTATCACAAAGAAATATTAAGCCTCAAATAtagattttttttcatttgcaaGAGATTTATTTTACACGATGTCTCACGTTTAACAAAAGCGCAAAGCACTAAGATTCATAGGGCGtacagatttttaaattttgctaATGTAAAGCAAAATAATAGAAGGGTACTGGTTTTTAAACTAATCATTTTATAAGATAGATAACGCTGCTTATCAATTTTCTACGTTTTTAACTTACAATACAAGGAATATCCTGAATTATTTCTTAGTGAGAAATGGTTTTGAAACTTGAGATGAAACTAGCACAAAAATATATAGGATTCACTATATAACACTAAGAGTGACGTATCCGAACGAGTAATCAAGAGTTTGCAATCCCGATGATGAATTTCTTGATAATACAAAACGTGACGTTTGAAAAAATGCCTAAAACATATTCATCTGTCGTAGaaaagcaaaaatgaaaaatgatgcgTTCACTCATCAATACGGGTTGTTTTATCGCAAACGAAATACGTTCTTAGGGAGATAATAGAGTTTGACAATTTTATAGAGAGAAGCATATTTTTTGTGAGATAGTATTTACAACacttaaatgaatatttttcacATTGGAAATACAAATACGTATATGGTATGTATTAGAAAGCACCCTTCTTGGAGGGGACCTTCGAACAGTTTCAAGGTAGAAATCAAACGCCTGGGGGTATTTGACCATTTAGTGAAATAGTAAATGTATGCGATGTGTTCTTTAGACGAGATGAAAGATGAAAGCGGAGAGTATTCAGTTTTCTGATACAAAGGAAGAACACTTTTATTATCTTGCAATTGGTCCGTCAGTTCCATAGAGATATAAGAAAAGAGGGAGATAAAAATGCGGTTTACGCGATCTGTTCTTATATCTGTATAGTCAGACCTATGCATATGCATTATTTTAATACACGTAACTAATATAAGTTTCCTTTTTTAATAACTACCGTTGGTGACGGAGTGTCGCGAAAATGGAATTGATTCGACTGAAATTTAATTGGGACGGTGAGCTTCAAACAGTTACACGACTCCATTGGAAATTAAGAAATtcttattcaaatttttcaaactgcCATATCACGGAAAATACTTAATTACATTTCCTTTGTCATTGTAAATTTATAgacgtttatttcatttttatacaattctACAATTGAAATAGTCTTAAATgatcattaaagaaaaaacgCATATTCAATTTACGTGTGGTAAttgtaaaaattgattttttttttttttttagagaaatatTGGTTTTATCCCGTCACATTTTGCAGTAAGCGTTTACTGTTTTATCGAACTTCTTTAAAATCACAATGTCTCTATCGTTATTAGGGAAAAACGAACAATGTGGTTGCACGGTAATCTCTTGTATTTTCATCATTTCAAGTCACATATTATTCATTAGTGCATAGTCAATGTATCGCATCGTAGtatgccaaaaaaaaaaaagaaaaaaaagtgtatTTGTGAACTACGAGGAACCTTAAGTTAgccaataatataattaatatcacacTCGAGAGTTTATAATAATGAGTAGAAATCTTAGGacgtaattatttttattgaaattccaAATAAGATGATAATGTCGACGTCTATTTTTGATTGTTTGTTGAGTGGCGGGTgttttgttagaaattatattatttaaaattaatatattgatgataacaattattatttaatatctaATATATTGGATATAGACGCTAAGTTATTTCCGatagaatgaaaaaatattataattgtagTATAGATAAGGGGGGAGGGAAAAGCGCTCGTGATTGTTCCTGTCTGCCTgtttgtctgtctgtctgtctgtatATGCGTGTGTGTACATGTGTGCATGTTTGATGCGAAAATAATGACGAGACgttgaaaggaaaaaagaaaaaggaacaaaaaatagagaaaagtggaaaacaagaaaaatacGTTTGATGAAAAACCTGTAATACCAAATGAATTTGTTCATTTTCCAAAATCTTTTTAGGgtgatttaatatattttatatttattgttttatctGTAACGATCGATTAGCCACGCAACGATAGGATCGCGTAATGAATCGTATTAGTGTGAGTGCGTAGATGAGAAACATACGAGGTATTTTCATGCGTCacatattgaaaaaagaaagacagaCGTTCGTCCAGCTGCATATCTAATTTTATTGGCAGTGCTCGATAAGTccgaacaaaaagaaaagaaacgaccACAAGGTAGATTCAAATTTGACGCGCGTAAATGCATCGTCTGATACAGTTCTCGCAAATCTTTTACAAATAGTTTTATATTCGTTTTAACCACATAAGCATTTTATCAGGATAATCGAAATTGTTCAATAAGCGAGCCGCAACTTATGCGGATACCATAGAGATATAAgaataaaagttgaaaaagCGATATATATAACAATAGGAGAACACTGCGTATGGGCCCCTTGTGTTGCTGTTTGATCGCGCATGCGCATTAATACAGTAAGTGTAGCGTGCGTTATGAAGCGCACTGCGTCGCGTCTGtcacattaatatttttaattgtataatttatattttattaacaaaacacAACTCTCGGGAATTGTGAGTGGTTTTGTATCTCCCTTCGTAAGTTTGGAAAATATGGCGGGCAACATCAATCAATCACAAGTAAGTATGCATGCGTGGTTAGACAGGGGCATAAGGTCCATTATAGAGTGTTCTCTTTCGCTAGCACGTGGTTGACATATTCTATTCTTATGTATCTCTATGGCGGACATCGATGTAACTCGCATTTTTGTGTAGTTCTATAAAATAAGAACGGCTTTCTCGCGTCTTCAACCGGAAGATAAATCGAAGCGACAACTTCTCCTCGTAGCGCAAAC containing:
- the Tert gene encoding telomerase reverse transcriptase, which translates into the protein MKLFFNLVFTKVIPLNIFGKLRNLKKIKKALFHLLKIPCFKALDLKLYINKLDISSINWLQSIKKPNIAWVLLAKFVKWLFTGFLLKVLHIYFHVTTVSSYNNERIYIVRSEWFKINKRFIQRKIRSNALQLDLSCNHWKPPLTVYKLYPKYSTVRPLFVLRYKNDNERKNFFIVQQFLKQLHITEYGLNSFEDKWRSIVQHKHTLKDKRLYFVLCDVTDAFGSIIQGKLFDILRSFCEKLPDNLILRHYAVKSNISKDDILCYKQYFCDSHLQLSVPPGTLYARTNHIQQIKKSWLLEKIRKYIFHQTVQIGKKYYIVTKGIVQGRIISPILSDIYFDFVIQKEMAVFLRTGQIIKFVDDILFVTEDEDSAKQLLQLTAKGIPKYNCRFKTVKTQTNVACNEGFCNYDYVS